One Bacteroidota bacterium DNA segment encodes these proteins:
- a CDS encoding Ada metal-binding domain-containing protein — MQPLLFPELPPTQRMYEALVARDESFVGVFVACVRTTGIFCLPTCRARKPKRENVDFVATAADA; from the coding sequence ATGCAGCCCCTCCTCTTCCCCGAGCTCCCGCCGACCCAGCGCATGTACGAGGCGCTCGTCGCGCGCGACGAGTCGTTCGTCGGCGTCTTCGTGGCGTGCGTGAGGACGACGGGGATCTTCTGCCTGCCCACGTGCCGCGCGCGGAAGCCGAAGCGTGAGAACGTCGACTTCGTCGCCACCGCGGCCGACGCG